From Cellulomonas oligotrophica, a single genomic window includes:
- a CDS encoding PEP/pyruvate-binding domain-containing protein yields the protein MLVPLGEADERCGSKAANLARLLRAGTPVPPGFVVVDARGSDAWVGEIEAALHELGAPQVAVRSSAQHEDGAEASFAGQLHSSLGLSSPAEVVDEIRRVAGSGTSARVVAYAARTGRQPPPAVPVIVQALVRAEVAGVMFTRHPVTGAHEVVVEAGRGTGEPVVGGTVTPWSWTVDGRTVVRRAGRPGEPLRRAQVLELAGTGRRLEALLGCPQDVEWAIADGTTWVLQSRPITTLADLDRDRAVAGPASRRVLATGTPASPGTARGTARVVDGLDDFRRFATGDVLVCRTTSPAWTPVLARAAAVVTEVGGLLAHAAIVAREFGIPAVLAVPDATSALRDGQRVTVDGTAGTVTTTDDQDES from the coding sequence CGGCACCCCCGTCCCACCCGGTTTCGTGGTCGTCGACGCGCGGGGATCCGACGCCTGGGTCGGCGAGATCGAGGCGGCCCTGCACGAGCTCGGCGCACCGCAGGTCGCCGTGCGCTCCTCCGCGCAGCACGAGGACGGGGCCGAGGCGTCGTTCGCCGGTCAGCTGCACTCCTCGCTGGGGCTGAGCAGTCCGGCCGAGGTCGTCGACGAGATCCGTCGCGTCGCGGGCTCGGGCACGAGCGCGCGGGTCGTCGCCTACGCCGCCCGGACCGGCCGGCAACCTCCCCCGGCCGTGCCGGTGATCGTCCAGGCCCTCGTCCGCGCCGAGGTCGCCGGCGTGATGTTCACCCGCCACCCCGTCACGGGAGCGCACGAGGTCGTGGTCGAGGCCGGCCGCGGGACCGGCGAGCCGGTCGTCGGCGGGACCGTCACGCCCTGGTCGTGGACGGTCGACGGCCGCACCGTCGTCCGCCGCGCGGGTCGGCCGGGCGAGCCGCTGAGGCGGGCGCAGGTCCTCGAGCTCGCAGGGACGGGGCGCCGCCTCGAAGCGCTGCTCGGGTGCCCCCAGGACGTCGAGTGGGCGATCGCGGACGGCACCACCTGGGTGCTGCAGTCCCGCCCGATCACGACGCTCGCCGACCTGGACCGCGATCGGGCGGTTGCCGGACCTGCGAGCCGCCGGGTCCTCGCGACGGGCACGCCCGCCAGTCCCGGCACCGCCCGGGGGACGGCACGCGTCGTCGACGGGCTCGACGACTTCCGCCGCTTCGCCACCGGGGACGTGCTGGTCTGCCGCACGACCTCGCCGGCCTGGACCCCCGTGCTGGCTCGAGCCGCCGCCGTCGTGACCGAGGTCGGCGGCCTGCTCGCGCACGCGGCGATCGTCGCTCGGGAGTTCGGCATCCCGGCGGTCCTCGCCGTGCCCGACGCGACGTCCGCCCTGAGGGACGGTCAGCGCGTGACCGTCGACGGGACCGCGGGCACGGTCACCACGACCGACGACCAGGACGAGTCATGA